A genomic segment from Paenibacillus sp. FSL K6-1096 encodes:
- a CDS encoding endonuclease Q family protein, with protein MAELQSIYCDLHVHIGRTSEGQAVKISGSRDLTFAGIAKEAAERKGIGLIGIIDSHAPGVLRDIRAALDSGEMELAAGGGIAYRGTTILLGTEIEIREPGRKECHVLAFMPDLAAMEDFSKWMSAHMRNVNLSSQRLYAPSRVLQDEITGRGGLLIPAHIFTPHKGLYGCAAERMAELFELERIAAVELGLSADSGMAGYLSELDRYSFLTNSDAHSLGKIGREYNVIEMREPSFQELKLALQRAEGRRVSANFGLNPRLGKYHRTYCAGCGSIIDEAYATSERCPYCGSPKLVQGVLDRILHIADRSQPQVPAHRPPYHYQVPLEFIPGLGKRKLNLLLEAFGTEMNILHRADEAGLAAVAGAELAGLIALARTGKLALSSGGGGTYGKVIRT; from the coding sequence GTGGCGGAGCTGCAGAGCATCTACTGCGATCTGCATGTGCATATCGGCCGGACCTCGGAGGGCCAGGCGGTCAAAATCAGCGGCAGCCGCGACCTCACCTTCGCCGGGATTGCCAAGGAGGCAGCGGAGCGCAAGGGGATCGGCCTGATCGGCATCATCGACAGCCACGCGCCGGGCGTGCTGCGCGATATCCGTGCGGCGCTCGATTCCGGGGAGATGGAGCTGGCCGCCGGGGGCGGCATTGCTTACCGGGGGACGACTATCCTCCTGGGGACCGAGATTGAGATCCGCGAGCCCGGGCGCAAAGAGTGCCATGTGCTGGCCTTCATGCCGGACCTTGCGGCAATGGAGGATTTCAGCAAGTGGATGAGCGCCCATATGCGCAATGTGAATCTCAGCTCGCAGCGCCTGTATGCGCCCTCCAGAGTCCTTCAGGACGAGATTACCGGGCGGGGCGGGCTGCTGATTCCGGCGCATATTTTCACGCCCCATAAGGGTCTCTACGGCTGTGCTGCGGAGCGTATGGCTGAGCTGTTCGAGCTGGAACGCATTGCAGCGGTCGAGCTGGGGCTGAGTGCGGATTCGGGGATGGCAGGTTATCTCTCGGAGCTGGACCGCTACAGCTTCCTGACCAACTCCGATGCCCATTCCCTCGGCAAAATCGGCCGCGAGTACAATGTCATCGAGATGCGCGAGCCCTCCTTCCAGGAGCTGAAGCTGGCACTTCAGCGCGCTGAAGGACGCCGGGTCAGCGCCAACTTCGGGCTGAACCCCCGGCTGGGCAAATATCACCGCACCTACTGCGCAGGCTGCGGCAGCATCATTGATGAAGCGTATGCGACCTCGGAGCGCTGCCCGTATTGCGGCAGTCCGAAGCTGGTGCAGGGCGTGCTGGACCGGATTTTGCATATTGCCGACCGTTCGCAGCCGCAGGTTCCGGCCCACCGGCCGCCGTACCATTACCAGGTGCCGCTGGAGTTCATCCCGGGGTTGGGCAAGCGTAAGCTGAACCTGCTGCTGGAGGCTTTTGGCACGGAGATGAATATATTGCACCGGGCAGATGAAGCCGGGCTTGCCGCTGTAGCGGGAGCGGAGCTGGCCGGGCTGATCGCGCTGGCCCGCACCGGGAAGCTTGCACTCTCCTCTGGAGGCGGAGGAACCTACGGCAAGGTGATCAGGACCTAA
- a CDS encoding NUDIX hydrolase, which translates to MKNNEKHSNPALDEETLSTKPIFDGHIISLQVDTVKLPDGKTATREVVKHPGAVAVLALNQGKMLVVEQYRQPMHRTEVEIPAGKLDPGEDPLTAAGRELQEETGFHSGGLTLLKSFYTSPGFADEIIHLYVTEDAQPGEMSLDEDEFLEVSELTLEEAYQYIADGRIADAKTMMAVYAWHLYTLTGKWH; encoded by the coding sequence ATGAAAAATAATGAAAAGCACAGCAATCCCGCCCTGGATGAAGAAACGCTGTCGACCAAGCCGATATTTGACGGGCATATCATCTCGCTGCAGGTAGATACCGTGAAGCTGCCGGACGGCAAGACCGCGACCCGTGAGGTGGTGAAGCATCCCGGAGCCGTTGCTGTACTGGCGCTGAATCAAGGTAAAATGCTGGTCGTTGAGCAGTACCGCCAGCCGATGCATCGCACGGAGGTGGAGATTCCGGCCGGCAAGCTGGACCCGGGCGAAGATCCGCTGACGGCTGCGGGGCGTGAGCTGCAGGAGGAGACCGGCTTCCACAGCGGCGGGCTTACGCTGCTGAAATCGTTCTACACCTCTCCCGGCTTCGCCGATGAGATCATTCACCTCTATGTGACCGAGGACGCCCAGCCGGGCGAGATGTCGCTCGATGAGGATGAGTTCCTGGAGGTCTCCGAGCTGACGCTGGAGGAGGCCTACCAGTATATTGCGGATGGACGTATTGCCGATGCCAAGACGATGATGGCGGTCTATGCCTGGCATCTGTATACGCTGACAGGTAAGTGGCACTAG
- a CDS encoding alpha-ketoacid dehydrogenase subunit beta encodes MAMMEYIDAIRLGMKEEMERDESVFVLGEDVGVKGGVFTTTKGLQEQFGAERVLDTPLAESAIAGVAIGAAMYGMKPIAEMQYSDFMLPATNQIISEAAKIRYRSNNDWSCPVVIRAPIGGGIFGGLYHSQCPESIFFGTPGLKIVAPYSAADAKGLLKAAVRDPDPVLFFENKKCYKLIKGDVPEGDYTVPIGEANLLREGSDITVIGYSLPLHFAMQAAEELENEHGITAHILDLRTLQPLDRDAIIAAVRQTGKVLIIHEDNKTGGIGGEVAAIIAEHCLFDLDAPVFRLCGPDVPAMPISPPMEKFFLLSKDKVKAEMLRLAQY; translated from the coding sequence ATGGCGATGATGGAATATATCGATGCAATCCGGCTGGGCATGAAGGAAGAAATGGAACGCGATGAGTCGGTGTTCGTGCTGGGCGAGGATGTCGGCGTGAAGGGCGGCGTATTCACCACCACGAAGGGACTGCAGGAGCAGTTCGGCGCTGAACGTGTGCTCGATACCCCGCTTGCGGAATCTGCAATTGCCGGCGTTGCTATAGGAGCGGCGATGTATGGCATGAAGCCGATTGCCGAGATGCAGTACTCCGACTTCATGCTGCCCGCTACGAACCAGATTATCAGCGAAGCGGCCAAAATCCGCTACCGCTCTAACAACGACTGGAGCTGTCCGGTCGTCATCCGCGCGCCGATCGGCGGCGGCATCTTCGGCGGATTGTACCATTCCCAGTGTCCGGAGTCGATCTTCTTCGGCACGCCGGGACTGAAGATTGTCGCCCCTTATTCGGCAGCGGATGCCAAGGGCCTGCTCAAGGCGGCTGTCCGTGACCCCGATCCGGTGCTGTTCTTCGAGAACAAGAAGTGCTATAAGCTGATCAAGGGTGATGTGCCGGAGGGCGATTACACCGTGCCGATCGGTGAAGCGAATCTGCTGCGTGAGGGCAGTGATATTACAGTGATCGGGTACAGCCTGCCGCTGCATTTTGCCATGCAGGCGGCAGAGGAGCTGGAGAACGAGCACGGCATTACCGCGCATATTCTCGATCTGCGCACCCTGCAGCCGCTGGACCGCGATGCGATCATCGCTGCGGTCCGCCAGACCGGCAAGGTGCTGATTATCCACGAGGATAACAAGACCGGAGGGATCGGCGGCGAGGTGGCGGCAATCATTGCCGAGCACTGCCTGTTCGACCTGGATGCGCCGGTCTTCCGCCTGTGCGGGCCGGATGTGCCTGCAATGCCGATCTCACCGCCGATGGAGAAGTTCTTCCTCCTGAGCAAGGACAAGGTGAAGGCGGAGATGCTGCGTCTGGCGCAGTACTAA
- a CDS encoding dihydrolipoamide acetyltransferase family protein, translating into MSDNTTLTDVIMPQLAESLVSATIGKWLKQPGDPIEQYEPICELITDKVNAELPATVDGTMAELLAEEGQTVSVGEIIARIAVAGAAPAAPAAAAPPQAGGSSASAASGTAPQAHSAAARPSAPAPAVDAAAPMRSRYSPAVQSLAAEHGINLAAVPGTGLGGRITRKDVLAFLTSGAAAQPAATAPPAAAPPQAAAPIQPPVQVAQPEREELQPVRHSGLHLSESPKIPTIEVERGRDGMSEYLIDVTPIRNTIATRMRQSVSEIPHAWTMIEVDVTNLVVLRNKLKDEFKRKEGINLTYLAFLMKAVVSAIKDYPIMNSVWAVDKIIVKRDINISLAVGTEDSVMTPVIQKADQKNIAGLAREIDELALKTREGKLRLDDMQGGTFTVNNTGSFGSILSYPIINYPQAAILTFESIVKKPVVINDMIAVRSMANICLSLDHRILDGVISGRFLQRVKDNVEGYTPDTKLY; encoded by the coding sequence ATGTCTGACAATACAACGCTGACGGATGTAATTATGCCGCAGCTGGCAGAATCGCTGGTCTCGGCGACCATCGGGAAGTGGCTGAAGCAGCCGGGCGACCCTATCGAGCAATATGAGCCGATCTGCGAGCTGATCACCGACAAGGTGAACGCAGAGCTGCCCGCCACGGTGGACGGCACGATGGCCGAGCTGCTGGCCGAAGAGGGCCAGACGGTCAGCGTCGGCGAGATCATCGCCCGCATCGCCGTGGCCGGTGCGGCTCCGGCGGCGCCTGCTGCTGCCGCGCCGCCGCAGGCAGGCGGCAGCTCCGCATCTGCCGCCTCCGGCACCGCGCCGCAGGCGCACAGCGCCGCCGCGCGGCCGTCCGCACCCGCTCCGGCGGTAGACGCCGCCGCGCCAATGCGCTCCCGTTACTCTCCGGCCGTGCAGTCGCTGGCCGCCGAGCACGGCATCAACCTGGCGGCCGTGCCGGGCACCGGCCTGGGCGGACGCATCACCCGCAAGGACGTGCTCGCGTTCCTTACAAGCGGCGCAGCCGCGCAGCCTGCTGCCACCGCACCGCCTGCCGCTGCACCACCTCAGGCGGCCGCACCAATACAGCCGCCCGTCCAGGTGGCCCAGCCGGAGCGTGAAGAGCTGCAGCCGGTGCGCCACTCCGGCCTGCACCTCAGCGAATCGCCGAAGATTCCGACGATTGAGGTCGAGCGCGGACGGGACGGCATGTCGGAGTATCTGATCGACGTCACGCCGATCCGTAATACAATCGCTACCCGGATGCGGCAGAGTGTGTCGGAGATCCCGCACGCCTGGACGATGATCGAGGTTGATGTGACCAATCTGGTTGTGCTGCGCAACAAGCTGAAGGATGAGTTCAAGCGCAAGGAGGGCATTAACCTGACCTATCTGGCTTTTCTGATGAAGGCCGTGGTCAGTGCGATCAAGGATTACCCGATCATGAACTCCGTCTGGGCTGTGGACAAGATCATTGTGAAGCGCGATATCAACATCTCGCTGGCTGTGGGCACGGAGGATTCTGTCATGACGCCCGTGATCCAAAAAGCCGACCAAAAGAACATCGCCGGCCTGGCCCGCGAGATCGATGAGCTGGCGCTGAAGACTCGCGAAGGCAAGCTGCGGCTGGATGATATGCAGGGTGGTACGTTCACGGTGAACAACACCGGCTCGTTCGGCTCGATTCTGTCTTACCCTATCATTAACTATCCGCAGGCGGCGATTCTGACCTTTGAATCCATTGTCAAAAAGCCGGTCGTTATCAATGACATGATTGCTGTGCGTTCAATGGCGAACATCTGCCTGTCGCTGGATCACCGGATTCTGGACGGCGTCATCAGCGGACGCTTCCTGCAGCGGGTGAAGGATAACGTGGAGGGCTATACACCGGATACGAAGCTGTACTAA
- a CDS encoding M20/M25/M40 family metallo-hydrolase, producing the protein MISEDRLINEFMELVRIDSETRNERQIAEVLKEKFAGLGLSAVEDDSMERTGHGAGNLFVTWPADSGGSAPKLLFTCHMDTVVPGQSIKPSLGEDGWITSDGTTILGADDKAGLAALFEAIRVIQEQKLPHGQIQFVITAGEESGLMGARAMNPALLDADYGFALDSNGEVGAIATSAPGVARMAMQIIGKSAHAGVNPEDGISAIQVASKAVSAMKLGRIDKETTANIGSFSGGGPTNVVCDHVQLDAEARSIVQEKVERQVASMREALETTAREYGAQSEFRSELIYPAFSFNENDPVVKLAERAVTSLGLTPRQFASGGGSDANVFNGHKVPTINLAVGYEHIHTTKERIKAADIVKVARLVVAIVAESQQG; encoded by the coding sequence GTGATATCCGAAGACCGGTTAATCAATGAATTCATGGAGCTTGTCCGCATTGACAGTGAGACCCGCAATGAACGGCAGATTGCCGAGGTGCTCAAGGAGAAGTTCGCGGGCCTTGGCCTGAGCGCAGTGGAAGATGATTCGATGGAGAGAACGGGGCACGGCGCAGGCAATCTGTTCGTAACCTGGCCTGCGGACAGCGGGGGCAGTGCACCGAAGCTGCTGTTCACCTGCCATATGGACACCGTGGTTCCCGGGCAGAGCATTAAGCCTTCCCTGGGAGAGGACGGCTGGATTACCAGCGACGGCACTACGATTCTAGGCGCTGATGATAAGGCCGGACTCGCCGCCTTGTTCGAAGCGATCCGGGTGATTCAGGAGCAGAAGCTGCCGCACGGGCAGATTCAGTTCGTCATTACGGCAGGCGAGGAATCCGGCCTGATGGGTGCACGGGCGATGAACCCGGCGCTGCTGGATGCCGATTACGGCTTCGCGCTGGATTCCAACGGTGAGGTTGGCGCGATTGCTACCTCAGCACCGGGCGTGGCCCGGATGGCGATGCAGATCATCGGCAAATCGGCCCATGCCGGGGTGAACCCGGAGGATGGCATCAGCGCAATTCAGGTGGCAAGCAAGGCGGTCTCGGCTATGAAGCTCGGACGGATTGACAAAGAGACCACCGCCAACATCGGCAGCTTCTCCGGCGGTGGTCCGACGAATGTCGTCTGTGACCATGTGCAGCTCGATGCAGAGGCGCGCAGCATTGTGCAGGAGAAGGTCGAGCGGCAGGTGGCTTCGATGCGGGAAGCGCTGGAGACGACGGCGCGCGAGTATGGTGCGCAGAGCGAATTCCGCAGCGAGCTGATCTATCCGGCCTTTAGTTTTAATGAGAATGATCCGGTAGTCAAGCTGGCGGAACGGGCGGTCACTTCGCTGGGACTGACCCCGCGGCAGTTTGCTTCCGGCGGCGGCAGCGATGCCAATGTGTTCAACGGCCACAAGGTGCCTACAATCAATCTGGCCGTGGGCTACGAGCATATTCATACTACGAAGGAACGGATTAAGGCTGCTGATATCGTCAAGGTGGCGCGGCTGGTGGTCGCCATTGTTGCCGAGAGCCAGCAGGGCTGA
- the prli42 gene encoding stressosome-associated protein Prli42, translating into MQRQKWFRIVIYIMLIAMIASTVLFVIEPFMAG; encoded by the coding sequence ATGCAACGACAAAAATGGTTCCGTATCGTCATCTACATCATGCTGATCGCCATGATCGCCTCTACCGTGCTGTTCGTCATCGAGCCGTTCATGGCCGGTTAG
- a CDS encoding thiamine pyrophosphate-dependent dehydrogenase E1 component subunit alpha: MESQGTVETANRHKQLGLTDGQVIDMYRFMQLGRKYDERSLLLQRAGKINFHVSGIGQEAAQVAAAFALDRENDYFLPYYRDYAFVLSVGMTTRELMLSVFAKAEDPNSGGRQMPGHFGHKRLRIVTGSSPVTTQVPHAAGFALAAKMQKKQFVSFVTFGEGSSNQGDFHEACNFAGVNKLPMIIFCQNNQYAISVPAHKQLGGKVSDRALGYGFPGVRVDGNDPLEVYRVVKEARERALAGEGPTLIEAMMYRLSPHSTSDNDLAYRTQEEVDENWKKDGIAAFRTYLTGLGLWSDEQESDLAAEYNLELKEAIAYAENAPFPKPEDTLLHVYDESGLKGGV, from the coding sequence ATGGAATCCCAAGGTACTGTAGAGACCGCTAACAGACATAAGCAGCTTGGACTGACTGATGGCCAGGTAATTGATATGTACAGATTCATGCAGCTCGGACGCAAATATGATGAACGCAGTCTGCTGCTGCAGCGCGCGGGCAAGATTAATTTCCACGTGTCAGGCATCGGGCAGGAGGCGGCACAGGTGGCAGCGGCCTTCGCGCTGGACCGGGAGAACGATTATTTCCTGCCGTATTACCGGGACTATGCTTTCGTCCTGTCGGTAGGCATGACTACGCGGGAGCTGATGCTGTCCGTCTTCGCCAAGGCGGAGGATCCCAACAGCGGCGGCCGGCAGATGCCGGGCCACTTCGGACACAAGCGGCTGCGCATCGTAACGGGCTCCAGTCCGGTTACTACCCAGGTTCCGCACGCAGCAGGCTTCGCCCTGGCGGCCAAGATGCAGAAGAAGCAGTTCGTCTCCTTCGTCACCTTCGGGGAAGGCTCCAGCAACCAGGGAGATTTCCATGAAGCGTGCAACTTTGCCGGTGTGAATAAGCTGCCGATGATTATTTTTTGCCAGAACAACCAGTATGCGATCTCTGTCCCGGCCCACAAGCAGCTCGGCGGCAAGGTCAGTGACCGGGCGCTCGGCTACGGCTTCCCCGGTGTCCGGGTGGACGGCAATGATCCGCTGGAGGTGTACCGGGTAGTGAAGGAAGCCCGTGAGCGCGCGCTGGCCGGAGAAGGTCCAACCCTGATTGAAGCGATGATGTACCGCCTGTCGCCGCATTCCACCTCGGATAACGATCTGGCTTACCGGACGCAGGAGGAAGTCGATGAGAATTGGAAAAAAGACGGCATCGCCGCCTTCCGCACCTATCTGACCGGACTCGGTCTATGGAGTGATGAGCAGGAGAGTGATCTCGCTGCCGAATATAATCTTGAACTGAAAGAGGCCATTGCCTATGCGGAGAATGCACCGTTCCCGAAACCGGAGGACACGCTGCTGCATGTGTATGATGAATCCGGCCTTAAGGGAGGGGTATAA
- the lipB gene encoding lipoyl(octanoyl) transferase LipB: MEHLNLGKLEVTYLPLLEYGVAWELQKEAVRAIDAGTAPERLILLQHPPTYTIGSQNHPEHLLLSREQLSQQGIALFEIDRGGDITYHGPGQLVGYPLLKLGGDGRVDLHGYLRRLESVIIAYLKSYGITGTRKEGYTGVWVGDEKICAIGVKFNRSKSRRGFITSHGFAFNISAGIGQSGFAGIVPCGIAEYGVTSLAECTGQTFDVEKVAAELVPYFLHEFPYEAVAGALSAADQ; the protein is encoded by the coding sequence ATGGAACACCTGAATTTAGGCAAACTGGAGGTTACTTATCTCCCGCTGCTGGAGTACGGGGTGGCCTGGGAGCTGCAAAAGGAGGCGGTCCGGGCGATCGATGCCGGCACCGCCCCCGAGCGGCTGATTCTGCTGCAGCACCCGCCAACATATACCATCGGCTCACAGAATCATCCTGAGCATCTGCTCCTCAGCCGGGAACAGCTCAGTCAGCAGGGAATTGCGCTGTTTGAGATTGACCGAGGAGGAGACATTACATATCACGGGCCGGGCCAGCTGGTCGGCTATCCGCTGTTGAAGCTTGGCGGGGACGGCAGGGTAGACCTGCACGGCTATCTGCGCAGGCTGGAATCGGTCATTATCGCTTATCTGAAGTCCTATGGGATCACTGGAACGCGCAAGGAGGGCTATACCGGCGTATGGGTCGGCGACGAGAAAATATGTGCCATCGGCGTGAAGTTCAACCGGAGCAAATCCCGCAGGGGGTTCATTACCAGCCATGGCTTCGCCTTCAACATCTCGGCCGGCATCGGGCAGAGCGGATTCGCGGGGATTGTTCCCTGCGGAATTGCAGAGTATGGGGTGACTTCGCTTGCGGAATGCACCGGGCAGACTTTTGACGTAGAAAAGGTTGCCGCAGAGCTGGTGCCGTATTTCCTGCATGAATTTCCCTATGAAGCGGTAGCCGGAGCCTTAAGCGCCGCTGACCAGTGA